From the genome of Brevibacterium sp. JSBI002, one region includes:
- the purH gene encoding bifunctional phosphoribosylaminoimidazolecarboxamide formyltransferase/IMP cyclohydrolase, with translation MTGTRAIKRALISVYDKTGLEELARGLHAAGVQIVSTGSTAAKIAEAGAAVTKVEDLTGFPECLEGRVKTLHPRVHAGILADSRKPEHLEQLSELEIEPFDLVVVNLYPFADTVASGAGFDDCIEQIDIGGPSMVRAAAKNHPTVTVVTDPADYSAVLDAAAGGGFDLDARRTFAARAFAHTAAYDSAVASWFAAELATDEKAAFAGLTGEKIADLRYGENPHQAAAVYSDGTVGIAGAKLLGGRAMSYNNYTDTDAAIRAAFDFEQPAVAIIKHANPCGIAVGETAAAAHKAAHECDPLSAYGGVIATNREVDAELAASIKPIFTECLAAPSFSAEALEILTTKKNLRLLELGDIDVPAAEIKPISGGFLVQDRDAFQAEGDSVENWTLAAGPAAAPEVLADLEFAWKAGRAVKSNAILLAKGGASVGVGMGQVNRVDSAKLAVERAGAERATGAVAASDAFFPFPDGLQILIDAGVTAVVQPGGSIRDDEVIAAAEAAGITMYLTGSRHFFH, from the coding sequence GTGACAGGAACCCGCGCGATCAAGAGAGCGCTGATCAGCGTCTACGACAAGACCGGGCTGGAGGAGCTGGCTCGCGGTCTCCACGCAGCCGGAGTCCAGATCGTGTCGACCGGATCCACGGCAGCGAAGATCGCCGAGGCGGGAGCCGCGGTGACGAAGGTCGAAGACCTCACCGGGTTCCCCGAATGCCTCGAAGGGCGGGTCAAGACCCTTCACCCGCGCGTCCACGCCGGCATCCTCGCCGACTCCCGCAAGCCTGAGCACCTGGAACAGCTGTCCGAACTCGAGATCGAACCCTTCGACCTCGTCGTCGTCAACCTCTACCCGTTCGCCGACACCGTCGCGAGCGGAGCCGGCTTCGACGACTGCATCGAACAGATCGACATCGGCGGACCCTCGATGGTGCGAGCAGCGGCGAAGAACCACCCCACGGTCACCGTCGTGACCGATCCAGCCGACTACTCGGCCGTGCTCGACGCAGCCGCCGGAGGCGGTTTCGACCTCGATGCTCGCCGCACCTTCGCCGCCCGCGCCTTCGCCCACACGGCGGCCTACGACTCGGCCGTCGCCTCGTGGTTCGCCGCAGAACTCGCCACCGATGAGAAGGCCGCATTCGCCGGCCTCACCGGAGAGAAGATCGCCGACCTGCGCTACGGAGAGAACCCGCACCAGGCTGCGGCCGTGTACTCCGACGGCACCGTCGGAATCGCGGGTGCGAAACTGCTCGGCGGCAGAGCGATGTCGTACAACAACTACACGGACACCGATGCCGCGATCCGCGCGGCGTTCGACTTCGAGCAGCCGGCCGTCGCCATCATCAAGCACGCGAACCCCTGCGGTATCGCCGTCGGAGAGACCGCTGCCGCAGCGCACAAGGCCGCCCACGAATGCGATCCGCTGTCGGCCTACGGCGGTGTCATCGCCACGAACCGCGAGGTCGATGCAGAGCTCGCAGCATCGATCAAGCCGATCTTCACAGAATGCCTGGCCGCTCCGTCGTTCAGCGCCGAGGCGCTCGAGATCCTCACGACGAAGAAGAACCTGCGACTGCTCGAACTCGGCGACATCGATGTGCCCGCCGCCGAGATCAAGCCGATCAGCGGTGGCTTCCTCGTGCAGGACCGCGACGCCTTCCAGGCGGAGGGCGATTCGGTCGAGAACTGGACCCTGGCTGCGGGCCCGGCCGCCGCACCTGAGGTCCTCGCGGATCTCGAATTCGCGTGGAAGGCCGGACGGGCCGTGAAGTCCAATGCGATCCTGCTCGCCAAGGGCGGAGCCTCGGTGGGTGTGGGCATGGGCCAGGTCAACCGCGTCGACTCGGCCAAACTCGCCGTCGAACGTGCCGGAGCCGAACGCGCCACCGGTGCCGTCGCCGCCTCGGACGCCTTCTTCCCGTTCCCCGACGGTCTGCAGATCCTCATCGACGCAGGAGTCACCGCTGTGGTGCAGCCGGGCGGATCGATCCGCGACGATGAGGTCATCGCGGCCGCGGAGGCGGCAGGAATCACGATGTACCTGACCGGGAGCCGCCATTTCTTCCACTGA
- the purN gene encoding phosphoribosylglycinamide formyltransferase: MRIVLLASGSGTLTQSVIDAFADGTRGVDIVAIGADSATAGVLTRAEQHEIPSFVVRPKDFADRDEWNLALKDTVAEHAPDWVVSAGFMRILGPSFVDAFPSRIINTHPALLPSFPGAHGVRDALAHGVKLTGGTIHLVDTGVDTGPIITQYAVPIGDDDTEETVHENIKAREREELVRLLAHLAHTDLVVDGRHVRGYVASAMTAH; this comes from the coding sequence GTGCGCATCGTTCTTCTGGCATCAGGATCCGGTACCCTTACGCAGTCCGTCATCGACGCTTTCGCCGACGGGACCCGTGGAGTCGACATCGTCGCCATCGGGGCCGACTCGGCCACCGCAGGGGTCCTGACCCGAGCCGAACAGCACGAGATTCCCTCCTTCGTCGTCCGGCCCAAGGACTTCGCCGACCGCGACGAGTGGAACCTGGCGCTGAAGGACACAGTGGCCGAACACGCACCGGACTGGGTGGTCTCCGCCGGTTTCATGCGCATCCTCGGTCCCAGCTTCGTCGACGCCTTCCCGTCCCGGATCATCAACACCCACCCGGCTCTGCTGCCGTCGTTCCCGGGCGCACACGGTGTCCGCGACGCGCTCGCCCACGGGGTGAAGCTGACCGGCGGAACTATCCACCTCGTCGACACCGGAGTCGACACCGGACCGATCATCACTCAGTACGCGGTGCCCATCGGCGATGACGACACCGAGGAGACCGTGCACGAGAACATCAAGGCCCGGGAACGCGAAGAGCTCGTGCGCCTGCTGGCACATCTGGCCCACACCGACCTCGTCGTCGACGGTCGACATGTCCGCGGATATGTCGCCTCGGCGATGACCGCCCACTGA